From a single Brassica oleracea var. oleracea cultivar TO1000 chromosome C5, BOL, whole genome shotgun sequence genomic region:
- the LOC106296089 gene encoding uncharacterized protein LOC106296089, giving the protein MNTKTMRLPPRRVLTTEKRKERDGVISSVVKPPESTVTKFPPPPNLAPPAINSISKKALIAAEPVGSNQLMLAGYLSHEFLTSGTLFGEQWNPARAQACPPEPKKVKPNHAVEPVEESEPKRKRYMEVANLLRSDGTHMPGIVNPAQLARFLKL; this is encoded by the coding sequence ATGAACACCAAAACGATGCGTTTACCCCCACGTCGCGTTCTAACGACGGAAAAGCGCAAAGAAAGAGACGGCGTTATCTCCTCCGTCGTGAAGCCGCCGGAATCCACCGTGACGAAGTTTCCTCCACCGCCGAATCTTGCTCCTCCGGCGATTAATTCCATTTCCAAGAAAGCTCTAATCGCAGCCGAGCCGGTCGGCTCGAACCAGCTAATGTTAGCCGGTTACTTGAGTCACGAGTTTCTCACCAGCGGCACACTCTTCGGGGAGCAATGGAATCCGGCTCGAGCCCAAGCCTGTCCACCCGAGCCAAAGAAGGTGAAGCCGAACCATGCAGTTGAGCCGGTTGAGGAAAGTGAGCCGAAACGGAAGCGGTACATGGAAGTCGCAAATCTCCTCAGGTCAGATGGGACCCACATGCCCGGCATCGTCAATCCTGCCCAGCTTGCCCGATTCCTCAAACTGTGA